From one Lolium rigidum isolate FL_2022 chromosome 4, APGP_CSIRO_Lrig_0.1, whole genome shotgun sequence genomic stretch:
- the LOC124707754 gene encoding receptor-like cytoplasmic kinase 185 isoform X1, giving the protein MGCLPCFGSGGKGEPAKKPAAAGSGGARKDVPSDRRASGVGSDKSKPQGVLDSKNDAVIPREGNNQHIAAHTFAFRELANATKNFKPDCLLGEGGFGHVYKGRLDNGQAVAVKQLDRNGLQGNREFLVEVLMLSLLHHDNLVNLIGYCADGDQRLLVYEFMPLGSLEDHLHDIPPEKEPLDWNTRMKIAAGAAKGLEYLHDKASPPVIYRDFKSSNILLCEGFHPKLSDFGLAKLGPVGDKTHVSTRVMGTYGYCAPEYAMTGQLTVKSDVYSFGVVFLELITGRKAIDNTKPHGEQNLVAWARPLFKDRRKFPKMADPSLQGRFPMRGLYQALAVAAMCLQEQAATRPFIGDVVTALSYLASQAYDPNAPAQHSRSNASTPRARDRGSGNSDQRRTHSPNHHSPDLRRKEATATSKYEPEVSRNSSGGGSGRRSGLDDRDVTGSQAGSPAHAGKRSSRTSERQRAIAEAKTWGENSRERKWPNARGSFDSTNE; this is encoded by the exons ATGGGGTGCCTGCCGTGCTTCGGGTCGGGCGGCAAGGGGGAGCCCGCCAAGAAGCCCGCTGCTGCCGGCAGCGGCGGTGCGCGGAAGGACGTTCCGTCGGATCGCCGCGCCTCCGGGGTCGGATCAG ATAAATCAAAACCACAAGGTGTGTTGGACTCTAAGAATGATGCAGTCATCCCAAGGGAGGGAAATAATCAACATATTGCGGCACACACTTTCGCTTTTCGTGAGCTTGCTAATGCCACTAAGAACTTCAAACCGGATTGCCTATTGGGCGAGGGAGGTTTTGGCCATGTTTATAAAGGACGTTTGGACAATGGACAG GCTGTCGCAGTTAAGCAACTTGATCGCAATGGTCTTCAAGGAAACAGAGAATTTCTGGTTGAGGTCCTTATGCTTAGTCTATTACACCATGATAACCTTGTAAACCTAATTGGATACTGTGCTGATGGGGACCAACGTCTTCTTGTATATGAATTTATGCCACTTGGATCACTTGAAGATCATTTGCATG ATATTCCACCTGAAAAGGAACCTCTTGACTGGAATACGCGGATGAAGATTGCTGCTGGTGCtgccaaggggttagagtacttgCATGACAAGGCAAGTCCTCCTGTTATCTACCGAGATTTTAAGTCGTCAAACATTCTTCTTTGCGAAGGGTTTCATCCAAAGCTATCTGACTTTGGCCTTGCAAAACTTGGCCCTGTTGGTGATAAGACTCATGTTTCAACACGTGTTATGGGGACTTATGGCTATTGTGCCCCTGAGTATGCAATGACTGGACAGCTTACAGTTAAATCTGACGTGTATAGCTTCGGTGTTGTCTTCCTTGAACTGATTACTGGCCGCAAAGCAATTGACAACACCAAACCACATGGAGAGCAAAATCTAGTGGCATGG GCTCGTCCTCTGTTCAAAGACCGTAGAAAATTTCCTAAAATGGCTGATCCATCACTTCAAGGACGCTTTCCTATGAGGGGTCTGTATCAGGCTTTAGCTGTTGCTGCGATGTGTTTGCAAGAGCAAGCTGCAACTCGGccttttataggagatgtggtcaCTGCCCTTTCGTATCTGGCTTCTCAGGCATATGATCCAAATGCACCTGCTCAACATAGTCGGAGCAATGCATCTACCCCTAGAGCCAGGGACCGTGGTAGTGGGAACAGTGACCAACGGCGTACCCACTCGCCAAATCACCATTCTCCAGATTTGAGGAGGAAAGAGGCCACAGCAACATCAAAGTATGAACCCGAGGTTAGCAGGAATAGTTCTGGTGGTGGTTCTGGTAGACGGTCGGGCTTGGATGATCGGGATGTGACAGGTTCACAAGCGGGTAGTCCTGCTCATGCAGGAAAGAGGTCTTCAAGGACCTCTGAGAGGCAGCGTGCTATTGCAGAGGCCAAGACATGGGGTGAGAATTCAAGAGAGAGGAAGTGGCCAAATGCTCGAGGCAGCTTCGATAGTACAAATGAATAG
- the LOC124707754 gene encoding receptor-like cytoplasmic kinase 185 isoform X2 → MGCLPCFGSGGKGEPAKKPAAAGSGGARKDVPSDRRASGVGSDKSKPQGVLDSKNDAVIPREGNNQHIAAHTFAFRELANATKNFKPDCLLGEGGFGHVYKGRLDNGQAVAVKQLDRNGLQGNREFLVEVLMLSLLHHDNLVNLIGYCADGDQRLLVYEFMPLGSLEDHLHDIPPEKEPLDWNTRMKIAAGAAKGLEYLHDKTHVSTRVMGTYGYCAPEYAMTGQLTVKSDVYSFGVVFLELITGRKAIDNTKPHGEQNLVAWARPLFKDRRKFPKMADPSLQGRFPMRGLYQALAVAAMCLQEQAATRPFIGDVVTALSYLASQAYDPNAPAQHSRSNASTPRARDRGSGNSDQRRTHSPNHHSPDLRRKEATATSKYEPEVSRNSSGGGSGRRSGLDDRDVTGSQAGSPAHAGKRSSRTSERQRAIAEAKTWGENSRERKWPNARGSFDSTNE, encoded by the exons ATGGGGTGCCTGCCGTGCTTCGGGTCGGGCGGCAAGGGGGAGCCCGCCAAGAAGCCCGCTGCTGCCGGCAGCGGCGGTGCGCGGAAGGACGTTCCGTCGGATCGCCGCGCCTCCGGGGTCGGATCAG ATAAATCAAAACCACAAGGTGTGTTGGACTCTAAGAATGATGCAGTCATCCCAAGGGAGGGAAATAATCAACATATTGCGGCACACACTTTCGCTTTTCGTGAGCTTGCTAATGCCACTAAGAACTTCAAACCGGATTGCCTATTGGGCGAGGGAGGTTTTGGCCATGTTTATAAAGGACGTTTGGACAATGGACAG GCTGTCGCAGTTAAGCAACTTGATCGCAATGGTCTTCAAGGAAACAGAGAATTTCTGGTTGAGGTCCTTATGCTTAGTCTATTACACCATGATAACCTTGTAAACCTAATTGGATACTGTGCTGATGGGGACCAACGTCTTCTTGTATATGAATTTATGCCACTTGGATCACTTGAAGATCATTTGCATG ATATTCCACCTGAAAAGGAACCTCTTGACTGGAATACGCGGATGAAGATTGCTGCTGGTGCtgccaaggggttagagtacttgCATGACAAG ACTCATGTTTCAACACGTGTTATGGGGACTTATGGCTATTGTGCCCCTGAGTATGCAATGACTGGACAGCTTACAGTTAAATCTGACGTGTATAGCTTCGGTGTTGTCTTCCTTGAACTGATTACTGGCCGCAAAGCAATTGACAACACCAAACCACATGGAGAGCAAAATCTAGTGGCATGG GCTCGTCCTCTGTTCAAAGACCGTAGAAAATTTCCTAAAATGGCTGATCCATCACTTCAAGGACGCTTTCCTATGAGGGGTCTGTATCAGGCTTTAGCTGTTGCTGCGATGTGTTTGCAAGAGCAAGCTGCAACTCGGccttttataggagatgtggtcaCTGCCCTTTCGTATCTGGCTTCTCAGGCATATGATCCAAATGCACCTGCTCAACATAGTCGGAGCAATGCATCTACCCCTAGAGCCAGGGACCGTGGTAGTGGGAACAGTGACCAACGGCGTACCCACTCGCCAAATCACCATTCTCCAGATTTGAGGAGGAAAGAGGCCACAGCAACATCAAAGTATGAACCCGAGGTTAGCAGGAATAGTTCTGGTGGTGGTTCTGGTAGACGGTCGGGCTTGGATGATCGGGATGTGACAGGTTCACAAGCGGGTAGTCCTGCTCATGCAGGAAAGAGGTCTTCAAGGACCTCTGAGAGGCAGCGTGCTATTGCAGAGGCCAAGACATGGGGTGAGAATTCAAGAGAGAGGAAGTGGCCAAATGCTCGAGGCAGCTTCGATAGTACAAATGAATAG